A single region of the Candidatus Paceibacter sp. genome encodes:
- a CDS encoding HD domain-containing protein: MKTIPKIVVDIAEKLNKAGFEAYFVGGCVRDLVLHTKPKDWDITTNAKPEDIQKLFPRSVYENKYGTVGVINDTDDETLKVVEVTPYRLESGYSDKRRPDEVRFTSNVKEDLKRRDFTINALALALPHRQAGLPREGEKDLELLDLFGGQEDLKKKIIRTVGNPDDRFNEDALRILRAIRLAAELDFDVSRETKEAIKKHASHLQEIAQERIHDEFVKIVMSNKAKFGIELTRELGVLKYVLPELEEGIGIEQNKAHKFTVWEHNLMALDHAASKGWPLEIRLAALLHDVAKPATRRWNEQKGDWTFYGHDVIGAKMAAKILARLKFSKKDIELISKLVRYHLFFSDTEVITLSAVRRMVRNVSPEHVWDLMKVRFADRVGMGRPKETPYRLRKYEAMIEEAMRAPLSVTSLKIDGSRLMELLKIQPGPKVGQILNIMFEEVLDEPEKNTKEYLEKRAVELNNLPEKELEALAKQAKDKKESIEQAEIKEIRQKWWVK; the protein is encoded by the coding sequence ATAAAAACTATCCCCAAAATCGTCGTTGATATTGCCGAGAAACTCAATAAGGCCGGATTTGAGGCTTATTTTGTCGGCGGCTGCGTCCGCGATCTGGTGTTACATACGAAACCGAAGGACTGGGACATTACCACCAATGCCAAACCGGAAGATATCCAAAAGCTGTTCCCCCGTTCTGTTTACGAAAATAAATACGGAACTGTCGGGGTTATCAACGACACGGATGATGAAACTCTAAAAGTCGTTGAGGTTACGCCTTATCGGCTGGAATCCGGTTATTCGGACAAAAGGCGGCCAGACGAAGTGCGTTTCACGTCAAACGTTAAAGAAGATCTTAAAAGGCGCGATTTTACCATCAACGCCTTGGCCCTTGCCCTGCCTCATCGGCAGGCAGGCCTGCCCCGCGAAGGCGAAAAAGACTTGGAATTACTCGATTTATTCGGCGGCCAAGAAGATTTAAAGAAGAAAATTATCAGAACGGTGGGCAATCCGGACGACCGATTTAATGAAGATGCTTTACGGATTTTAAGGGCAATAAGATTGGCCGCAGAACTTGATTTTGACGTTTCACGTGAAACAAAAGAAGCTATCAAAAAACATGCCAGCCACTTGCAAGAAATCGCCCAAGAAAGAATCCATGATGAGTTTGTAAAAATAGTAATGAGCAACAAGGCTAAATTTGGCATAGAGCTTACGCGCGAGCTTGGCGTTCTTAAATATGTTTTGCCGGAGCTGGAAGAGGGAATTGGCATTGAGCAAAATAAAGCTCATAAATTCACCGTCTGGGAGCATAATTTAATGGCGCTTGATCACGCCGCTTCAAAAGGCTGGCCGCTGGAAATAAGGCTGGCGGCGCTGCTGCACGATGTGGCCAAACCGGCGACAAGACGCTGGAATGAGCAGAAAGGGGACTGGACTTTCTACGGCCACGATGTCATCGGCGCCAAAATGGCGGCCAAAATTTTGGCCCGGCTTAAATTTTCCAAAAAAGACATAGAGCTCATCAGCAAACTGGTGCGTTACCATCTATTCTTTTCCGACACAGAAGTGATAACTTTATCAGCAGTGCGAAGAATGGTCCGCAATGTCAGTCCGGAGCATGTCTGGGACTTGATGAAGGTACGCTTCGCCGACAGGGTAGGAATGGGGAGGCCGAAGGAAACGCCATATCGCCTTAGGAAGTACGAAGCCATGATAGAAGAGGCTATGAGAGCCCCACTGTCTGTCACCAGCCTTAAAATTGACGGCAGCCGCCTTATGGAACTTCTTAAAATCCAACCCGGACCGAAAGTGGGTCAGATTTTGAATATCATGTTTGAGGAAGTTTTGGATGAACCGGAGAAAAACACCAAAGAATACCTGGAGAAAAGAGCTGTTGAGTTAAACAACCTGCCAGAAAAAGAGCTGGAGGCGTTGGCCAAACAAGCCAAAGACAAAAAAGAATCCATTGAACAAGCCGAAATCAAAGAAATCCGCCAAAAATGGTGGGTGAAGTAA
- a CDS encoding YraN family protein — translation MPLTDKQKIGFAGENAAARFLMKHGFAVLDRNYRKKWGEIDIVAKKEGIIHFVEVKAVSHETNNYDRNGFRPEENVHFWKLKRLSRAIQTYLIEKDVPHETEWQIDVMAVFLDLNRKKATIRITENVII, via the coding sequence ATGCCATTAACAGATAAACAAAAGATAGGTTTCGCCGGAGAAAACGCGGCGGCAAGGTTTCTCATGAAACATGGCTTTGCGGTTTTGGACAGGAATTATAGGAAAAAGTGGGGAGAAATTGATATTGTGGCGAAAAAAGAGGGGATTATTCATTTTGTGGAAGTCAAAGCCGTTTCACATGAAACGAATAACTATGACAGAAACGGTTTTAGGCCGGAGGAAAATGTTCATTTTTGGAAATTAAAGCGATTGTCGCGGGCGATACAGACGTATCTGATAGAGAAAGATGTTCCACATGAAACCGAGTGGCAGATCGATGTAATGGCGGTTTTCCTTGATTTAAACAGAAAAAAGGCCACAATAAGGATTACCGAGAATGTGATTATTTGA
- a CDS encoding UDP-N-acetylmuramoyl-L-alanyl-D-glutamate--2,6-diaminopimelate ligase — MGKILNLGRKIIPRSVFKFAQPFYHFTLAFLAAVVYGFPSRKLKIIGVTGTKGKSTTVYFLSRILEEAGYKTAAISTIEMKMGEKCWNNKTEMTMPGRFYLQKFLRRAAKSGCKFAVLEVSSQGVVQHRHQFINFDTAVFTNLAPEHIEAHGSFKNYKKAKLKFFEYVKNNHVVNKDDKYFDDFWKVGYEGEDPWTRPIKKVSYSANDAKGIKLQIAGDFNLSNAAAAVKTAGIYGVSLEKAKVALENIKNVPGRMEFVNEGQNFKAIVDYAHTPESLEAAWKGAKSIIAGNAKLVCVFGATGGGRDKWKRPEFAKIAEKYCDEIILTNEDPYDENPEDILSQIYSGFSSVESVKSKVHKVLDRREAIKKAIELAKEGDAVIITGKGSQTTMAIAGGKKIPWSDKDVVSEELRKVVKDFNLR; from the coding sequence ATGGGAAAAATTTTAAATTTAGGCCGTAAGATAATTCCTCGTTCTGTTTTTAAATTTGCCCAGCCGTTTTACCATTTTACGCTGGCGTTTTTGGCGGCGGTGGTTTACGGGTTTCCGTCCCGGAAGTTGAAAATCATCGGCGTAACCGGCACGAAAGGGAAGTCCACCACCGTTTATTTTCTAAGCCGGATTCTGGAAGAAGCGGGTTATAAAACGGCGGCCATTTCCACGATAGAAATGAAGATGGGCGAGAAATGCTGGAATAATAAGACAGAAATGACAATGCCCGGCCGGTTTTACTTGCAAAAATTTCTTAGGCGGGCCGCGAAAAGCGGCTGCAAGTTCGCCGTGCTGGAAGTAAGTTCGCAGGGAGTTGTCCAGCATCGGCACCAATTTATAAATTTTGACACGGCTGTTTTTACCAATCTGGCGCCGGAGCACATAGAAGCGCATGGTTCGTTTAAAAATTATAAGAAAGCCAAGCTTAAATTTTTTGAATACGTAAAAAATAACCACGTTGTAAATAAGGATGATAAATATTTTGATGATTTTTGGAAGGTTGGCTATGAAGGCGAAGATCCGTGGACGCGGCCGATTAAAAAAGTTTCTTATTCCGCAAACGACGCAAAGGGAATTAAATTGCAAATTGCCGGCGATTTTAATCTAAGCAACGCGGCGGCGGCCGTAAAAACGGCGGGGATTTACGGGGTTTCTTTAGAGAAAGCGAAAGTGGCTCTGGAAAATATAAAAAACGTTCCCGGGAGAATGGAGTTTGTAAATGAAGGGCAGAATTTCAAAGCGATTGTGGATTATGCCCACACGCCTGAATCTTTGGAAGCGGCCTGGAAGGGAGCAAAATCAATTATTGCCGGCAACGCAAAGCTAGTTTGTGTTTTTGGGGCGACGGGTGGGGGAAGGGATAAGTGGAAAAGGCCGGAGTTCGCCAAAATCGCGGAAAAGTATTGCGACGAAATAATTTTGACAAACGAGGACCCGTATGACGAAAATCCCGAAGATATTTTAAGTCAAATTTATTCAGGATTTTCGTCCGTTGAAAGTGTAAAGTCAAAAGTTCATAAAGTTTTAGATAGGAGAGAAGCCATAAAAAAAGCCATAGAGTTGGCCAAAGAAGGGGACGCGGTAATCATCACCGGCAAGGGGAGTCAAACAACCATGGCCATTGCCGGCGGCAAAAAAATCCCCTGGAGCGATAAGGATGTGGTTAGCGAGGAATTAAGAAAGGTGGTAAAAGATTTTAATTTAAGATAG